The Piliocolobus tephrosceles isolate RC106 chromosome 2, ASM277652v3, whole genome shotgun sequence genome window below encodes:
- the CX3CR1 gene encoding CX3C chemokine receptor 1 isoform X1: protein MTKSWLRKEGECSLQKCLLFSIPAQKAVPMDPFPESVTENFEYDDSAEACYIGDIVAFGTVFLSIFYSVVFAIGLVGNLLVVFALTNSKKPKSVTDIYLLNLALSDLLFVATLPFWTHYVINEEGLQNAVCKFTTAFFFIGFFGSIFFITVISIDRYLAIVLAANSMNNRTVQHGVTISLGVWAAAILVAAPQFMFTKQKENECLGDYPEVLQEIWPVLRNVEANFLGFLLPLLIMSYCYFRIIQTLFSCKNHKKAKAIKLILLVVVVFFLFWTPYNVMIFLETLKLYDFFPSCDMRRDLRLALSVTETVAFSHCCLNPLIYAFAGEKFRRYLYHLYGKCLAVLCGRSVHVDFSPSESQRSRQGSVLSSNFTYHTSDGDASLLL from the exons ATGACCAAGTCCTGGCTGCGAAAGGAAGGGGAGTGCAGCCTGCAGAAGTGTCTTCTTTTTTCAATTCCTGCTCAGAAG GCTGTCCCCATGGATCCATTCCCTGAATCAGTTACAGAAAACTTTGAGTACGATGATTCAGCTGAAGCCTGTTATATTGGGGACATCGTGGCCTTTGGGACTGTGTTCCTGTCCATATTCTACTCCGTTGTCTTTGCCATTGGCCTGGTGGGAAATTTGTTGGTAGTGTTTGCCCTCACCAATAGCAAGAAGCCCAAGAGTGTCACCGACATTTACCTCCTGAACCTGGCCTTGTCTGATCTGCTATTTGTAGCCACCTTGCCCTTCTGGACTCACTATGTGATAAATGAAGAGGGCCTCCAAAACGCCGTGTGCAAATTCACTACCGCCTTCTTCTTCATCGGTTTTTTTGGAAGCATATTCTTCATCACCGTCATCAGCATTGATAGGTACCTGGCCATCGTCCTGGCCGCCAACTCCATGAACAACCGGACCGTGCAGCATGGTGTCACCATCAGCCTAGGCGTCTGGGCAGCAGCCATTTTGGTGGCAGCACCCCAGTTCATGttcacaaaacagaaagaaaacgaATGCCTTGGTGACTACCCCGAGGTCCTCCAGGAAATCTGGCCCGTGCTCCGCAATGTGGAAGCAAATTTTCTTGGCTTCCTACTTCCCCTGCTCATTATGAGTTACTGCTACTTCAGAATCATCCAGACGCTGTTTTCCTGCAAGAACCACAAAAAAGCCAAAGCCATCAAACTGATCCTTCTGGTGGTCGTCGTGTTTTTCCTCTTCTGGACACCCTACAACGTTATGATTTTCCTGGAGACGCTTAAGCTCTACGACTTCTTTCCCAGTTGTGACATGAGGAGGGATCTGAGGCTGGCCCTCAGTGTGACCGAGACAGTTGCATTTAGCCATTGTTGCCTGAATCCTCTCATCTATGCATTTGCTGGGGAGAAGTTCAGAAGATACCTTTACCACCTGTATGGGAAATGCCTGGCTGTCCTGTGTGGGCGCTCAGTCCATGTTGATTTCTCTCCATCTGAATCACAAAGGAGCAGGCAAGGAAGTGTTCTGAGTAGCAATTTTACTTACCACACGAGTGACGGAGATGCGTCCCTCCTTCTCTGA
- the CX3CR1 gene encoding CX3C chemokine receptor 1 isoform X2, producing MDPFPESVTENFEYDDSAEACYIGDIVAFGTVFLSIFYSVVFAIGLVGNLLVVFALTNSKKPKSVTDIYLLNLALSDLLFVATLPFWTHYVINEEGLQNAVCKFTTAFFFIGFFGSIFFITVISIDRYLAIVLAANSMNNRTVQHGVTISLGVWAAAILVAAPQFMFTKQKENECLGDYPEVLQEIWPVLRNVEANFLGFLLPLLIMSYCYFRIIQTLFSCKNHKKAKAIKLILLVVVVFFLFWTPYNVMIFLETLKLYDFFPSCDMRRDLRLALSVTETVAFSHCCLNPLIYAFAGEKFRRYLYHLYGKCLAVLCGRSVHVDFSPSESQRSRQGSVLSSNFTYHTSDGDASLLL from the coding sequence ATGGATCCATTCCCTGAATCAGTTACAGAAAACTTTGAGTACGATGATTCAGCTGAAGCCTGTTATATTGGGGACATCGTGGCCTTTGGGACTGTGTTCCTGTCCATATTCTACTCCGTTGTCTTTGCCATTGGCCTGGTGGGAAATTTGTTGGTAGTGTTTGCCCTCACCAATAGCAAGAAGCCCAAGAGTGTCACCGACATTTACCTCCTGAACCTGGCCTTGTCTGATCTGCTATTTGTAGCCACCTTGCCCTTCTGGACTCACTATGTGATAAATGAAGAGGGCCTCCAAAACGCCGTGTGCAAATTCACTACCGCCTTCTTCTTCATCGGTTTTTTTGGAAGCATATTCTTCATCACCGTCATCAGCATTGATAGGTACCTGGCCATCGTCCTGGCCGCCAACTCCATGAACAACCGGACCGTGCAGCATGGTGTCACCATCAGCCTAGGCGTCTGGGCAGCAGCCATTTTGGTGGCAGCACCCCAGTTCATGttcacaaaacagaaagaaaacgaATGCCTTGGTGACTACCCCGAGGTCCTCCAGGAAATCTGGCCCGTGCTCCGCAATGTGGAAGCAAATTTTCTTGGCTTCCTACTTCCCCTGCTCATTATGAGTTACTGCTACTTCAGAATCATCCAGACGCTGTTTTCCTGCAAGAACCACAAAAAAGCCAAAGCCATCAAACTGATCCTTCTGGTGGTCGTCGTGTTTTTCCTCTTCTGGACACCCTACAACGTTATGATTTTCCTGGAGACGCTTAAGCTCTACGACTTCTTTCCCAGTTGTGACATGAGGAGGGATCTGAGGCTGGCCCTCAGTGTGACCGAGACAGTTGCATTTAGCCATTGTTGCCTGAATCCTCTCATCTATGCATTTGCTGGGGAGAAGTTCAGAAGATACCTTTACCACCTGTATGGGAAATGCCTGGCTGTCCTGTGTGGGCGCTCAGTCCATGTTGATTTCTCTCCATCTGAATCACAAAGGAGCAGGCAAGGAAGTGTTCTGAGTAGCAATTTTACTTACCACACGAGTGACGGAGATGCGTCCCTCCTTCTCTGA